One window from the genome of Streptomyces sp. NBC_01476 encodes:
- a CDS encoding universal stress protein, with amino-acid sequence MANPVLVGVDGSAESFAAARWAGEEAALRHLPVELLNVWQAPISNVQFSPAPEGLRFWEENQVREAGKELAERHQGLDITVRQVAGTPMNVLVEAAATAEMVVLGSRGLGEMYGFFQGSVGLHVAARSERPVVAVRAEGAARETGRREVVVGLDLGRPDDPPLAFAFASAAARGATVRALHVWDRHREYGYAAPPPGPQLARELRIEQVEGLAAMLAPWRARFPGVEVKETVVDGPVAQRLIEAADGTVLLVVGRRRRPAPAVIRIGPVTHAALHHAVCPVAIVPHD; translated from the coding sequence ATGGCGAACCCCGTGCTGGTCGGAGTGGACGGCTCCGCTGAGAGCTTTGCGGCCGCGCGGTGGGCCGGTGAGGAGGCGGCGCTGCGGCACCTGCCGGTCGAGCTGCTCAATGTCTGGCAGGCGCCGATCAGCAATGTGCAGTTCTCACCGGCACCGGAGGGGCTGCGCTTCTGGGAGGAGAACCAGGTGCGGGAGGCCGGCAAAGAGCTCGCCGAACGTCACCAGGGGCTGGACATCACCGTGCGGCAGGTCGCCGGCACGCCGATGAACGTCCTGGTCGAGGCGGCGGCCACCGCGGAGATGGTGGTGCTCGGCTCGCGGGGCCTCGGCGAGATGTACGGATTCTTCCAGGGCTCGGTGGGCCTGCATGTGGCGGCGCGCTCCGAGCGGCCGGTGGTGGCGGTCCGCGCGGAGGGCGCGGCGCGGGAAACGGGCCGCAGGGAGGTCGTCGTCGGTCTCGACCTGGGCCGCCCCGACGACCCGCCGCTCGCCTTCGCCTTCGCGTCCGCGGCGGCCCGGGGCGCCACCGTGCGCGCCCTCCACGTCTGGGACCGGCACCGGGAGTACGGCTACGCCGCGCCGCCGCCAGGACCCCAGCTGGCGCGCGAGCTGCGGATCGAGCAGGTGGAGGGGCTGGCCGCGATGCTCGCGCCGTGGCGTGCCCGCTTCCCCGGCGTCGAGGTGAAGGAGACCGTCGTCGACGGACCGGTGGCGCAGCGCCTGATCGAGGCGGCCGACGGCACGGTCCTGCTGGTCGTCGGCCGCCGCAGGCGGCCCGCCCCCGCCGTCATCCGCATCGGCCCGGTCACCCACGCGGCCCTTCATCACGCCGTCTGCCCGGTCGCCATCGTCCCGCACGACTGA